The DNA sequence GATGACTACGCCGGTTACAGCGCGAATTACGGCGCGAATTACAGCGTCTTGATGCGCTCGACCATTTCCGCGCCGAACGCGATATAGGCCTGCGCGCCCTTGGAGAGCGGATCGAAGGTCACGCCCGGCAGACCATACGAGGGCGCTTCGGCCAGTCGCACATTGCGCGGGATGACGGTCTTGAAGACCTTGTCGCCGAAGTGCTGTTCCAACTGGTCCGAGACCTGTTGCGACAGCGTCATGCGCGGGTCGAACATCACACGCAACAGGCCAATGACCTTCAGTTCCGGGTTCAGCTTGGCGTGCACCTTCTTGATGGTGTTGACCAGGTCCGACAGCCCTTCCAGCGCGTAGTACTCGCACTGCATCGGAATGATGACGCCATGCGCCGAGCACAGGCCGTTCAAGGTCAGCATGGACAGCGCCGGCGGGCAGTCGATGAGGATGAAATCGTAGTCGTCGGCGACCTGGGCGAAGGCATTCTTCAAGCGCGCTTCGCGCTGTTCCAGTTCCACCATTTCCACTTCGGCGCCGGCCAGTTCGCGGTTGGCCGGCAGCACATCGAAGCCGCCGGCCTCAGAATGCTTGCGCACGCTGCGAATGTCGGACATGCCCAGCAGCACT is a window from the Herbaspirillum rubrisubalbicans genome containing:
- a CDS encoding ParA family protein — encoded protein: MAKIFCVANQKGGVGKTTTAVNLAAGLAQLNQRVLLADLDPQGNATMGSGVNKATLEGSIYEVLLGMSDIRSVRKHSEAGGFDVLPANRELAGAEVEMVELEQREARLKNAFAQVADDYDFILIDCPPALSMLTLNGLCSAHGVIIPMQCEYYALEGLSDLVNTIKKVHAKLNPELKVIGLLRVMFDPRMTLSQQVSDQLEQHFGDKVFKTVIPRNVRLAEAPSYGLPGVTFDPLSKGAQAYIAFGAEMVERIKTL